In one Perca fluviatilis chromosome 7, GENO_Pfluv_1.0, whole genome shotgun sequence genomic region, the following are encoded:
- the LOC120562513 gene encoding retinol dehydrogenase 12-like, translating to MRDAAAGGFLVEPWPGGVSVETEAGWDGLVLQCAALLGLTLIGVCVLRRWIAGGVCRCSVRLDGKTVLITGANTGIGKETCRDLAARGARVVMACRDLTRAERAAQEVRQLTGNRDVVVRHLDLSSVYSVRQFAKDFLDGEDRLDILINNAGVMMCPRWLTEDGFETQLAVNHLGHFLLTNLLLPMLQSSAPSRVIIVSSMAHRGGRIDFDDLFSSSKTYSSLESYRQSKLANVLFCRELGRRLRGSGVSAFCLHPGVIRTELGRHVSGWFPLLGALLGLLSLLFMKTPRQGSQTTVYCAVTPGLEGQSGRYFSDCAGAPQLTRFIRASAGCLALQRLCRSRPSPRDFAVPGFPETPAPVSCWWLGTTLFPRVLLVAWPTPAPRVLLVDSPTLPCCQLLVQLPCWRTLAQLTRRLAPAELPLHLLGLPDLPRDLAFAVLSGLLRGFVFVADLKRVFAVLSALLKDSAFAVLLGILRVSPSLPVSGESSLSFATASSPSPRALLLFLFAFQVFVSCQIILFGLL from the exons ATGAGAGACGCGGCTGCTGGGGGGTTCCTGGTGGAGCCGTGGCCCGGTGGCGTCTCCGTGGAGACGGAGGCCGGCTGGGACGGTCTGGTGCTTCAGTGTGCTGCTCTGCTGGGACTCACTCTGATCG gtgtgtgtgtgttgaggcgGTGGATTGCAGGTGGAGTGTGTCGCTGTTCGGTTCGTCTGGATGGAAAGACAGTTCTGATCACCGGAGCAAACACCGGCATCGGCAAAGAGACGTGCCGCGACCTGGCAGCCAGAG gggcCCGGGTGGTGATGGCGTGCAGGGATCTGACCCGGGCAGAGCGTGCGGCGCAGGAAGTCCGCCAGTTGACAGGAAACAGAGACGTGGTGGTCCGACACCTGGACTTGTCCTCCGTCTACTCCGTCAGACAGTTCGCTAAAGACTTCCTGGACGGAGAGGACAGACTGGACATCCTCATCAACAACGCAg gagtGATGATGTGTCCCCGATGGCTGACTGAAGATGGTTTTGAGACTCAGCTGGCTGTCAATCATCTGGGTCACTTCCTGCTGACCAATCTGCTGCTGCCGATGCTGCAGAGCTCCGCCCCCAGCCGCGTCATCATCGTGTCATCCATGGCCCACCGGGGGG gtcGCATCGACTTTGACGACTTGTTCTCCAGCAGCAAGACATACAGTTCTCTGGAGAGCTACAGACAGAGCAAACTGGCCAACGTCCTGTTCTGCAGAGAGCTCGGGCGACGACTCAGAG gctCCGGTGTGTCTGCGTTCTGTCTGCACCCCGGTGTGATCCGGACCGAGCTGGGCCGCCACGTTAGCGGCTGGTTCCCCCTGCTGGGGGCCCTGCTGGGCCTCCTGTCCCTCCTGTTCATGAAGACCCCCCGCCAGGGCAGCCAGACCACCGTGTACTGCGCCGTCACACCGGGACTGGAGGGGCAATCAGGACGCTACTTCAG TGAC tgtgcaggagct CCTCAGCTGACCCGGTTTATCAGAGCCTCAGCTGGTTGTCTGGCACTTCAGAGACTTTGCCGTTCCCGGCCGTCTCCCAGAGACTTTGCGGTGCCCGGCTTCCCAGAGACTCCTGCCCCCGTGTCCTGTTGGTGGCTTGGCACGACTCTTTTCCCCCGTGTCCTGTTGGTGGCTTGGCCGACTCCTGCCCCCCGTGTCCTGTTGGTGGACTCGCCGACTCTGCCTTGTTGCCAGTTACTGGTCCAATTACCTTGTTGGCGGACCCTGGCCCAGCTGACTCGTCGCCTGGCTCCAGCCGAGCTCCCCCTTCACCTGCTTGGCCTGCCTGACCTCCCGAGGGACTTAGCCTTTGCCGTGTTGTCCGGCCTCCTCAGGGGTTTCGTCTTCGTCGCCGACCTGAAGAGAGTCTTCGCGGTCCTGTCCGCCCTCCTGAAGGACTCAGCCTTCGCCGTCCTGCTTGGCATCCTGAGGGTTTCGCCATCGCTGCCGGTCTCCGGAGAGTCTTCACTGTCCTTCGCCACTGCCAGCAGCCCCAGTCCCAGAGCCTTGCTCCTGTTTTTGTTCGCCTTTCAGgtctttgtctcttgtcagatTATTTTGTTCGGTTTGCTGTGA